In Monodelphis domestica isolate mMonDom1 chromosome 4, mMonDom1.pri, whole genome shotgun sequence, one DNA window encodes the following:
- the PUSL1 gene encoding tRNA pseudouridine synthase-like 1 isoform X2, translated as MAIKRPGQRAGVQNFLERAAERLNSITPVKFSISSRTDAGVHALGNSAHCDVQRLVGRPPFSPDVLTTALNCHLTHPDIRVIRAFRAPDDFHARFEATSRTYLYRLVTGCSVDMLPVFDRNLCWPLRADHLDVAAMQEAAQHLQGTHDFRAFRSASDNDWRNSVKTLIRVSVGPAPASPFAHPQEKRKLQFWDLEFESKSFLYKQVRRMTACLVAVGLGASTPQQVKEKLESRDPESGPRPLVAPAQGLFLKSVQYAGLDWGPSEACYNRPSVSEGQSPGHVPEGPGLRLDPRRETEWI; from the exons ATGGCCATCAAGCGGCCGGGGCAGAGGGCCGGAGTCCAGAATTTTCTAGAG AGGGCTGCCGAGCGGCTGAACTCCATCACGCCAGTCAAGTTCAGCATCTCCAGCCGCACGGACGCCGGCGTTCATGCGCTCGGGAACTCTGCCCATTGCGATGTTCAGCGCCTGGTTGGCCGACCCCCCTTCTCACCCGATGTCCTCACGACAGCCCTCAATTGCCACCTCACTCACCCTGACATCAG GGTGATCCGGGCTTTTCGGGCTCCTGATGACTTCCATGCTCGCTTTGAAGCCACGTCCCGGACCTACCTGTACCGGCTGGTAACTGGCTGCTCTGTGGACATGCTGCCTGTGTTTGACCGGAACTTGTGCTGGCCGCTGAGGGCTGA CCACCTGGATGTGGCAGCCATGCAGGAGGCCGCCCAGCATCTCCAGGGCACCCACGACTTCCGGGCCTTTAGGTCAGCAAGTGATAATGACTGGAGAAACTCTGTGAAGACACTGATCCGGGTCTCTGTGGGCCCTGCACCGGCCAGCCCCTTCGCCCATCCCCAGGAGAAGAG GAAGCTGCAGTTTTGGGACCTGGAGTTTGAGAGCAAGTCCTTCCTGTACAAACAG GTGCGGAGGATGACGGCGTGCCTGGTGGCCGTGGGCCTGGGGGCCTCGACGCCGCAGCAGGTGAAGGAGAAGCTGGAGAGCCGGGACCCGGAGAGCGGCCCCCGCCCCCTGGTGGCCCCAGCGCAGGGCCTGTTCCTCAAGTCCGTGCAGTACGCCGGCCTCG ACTGGGGCCCCAGCGAGGCCTGCTACAATCGCCCGTCTGTCTCGGAAGGCCAGAGCCCAGGACACGTGCCAGAGGGACCCGGCCTCCGACTGGATCCCAGAAGGGAAACGGAGTGGATCTGA
- the LOC130459009 gene encoding P2Y purinoceptor 4-like has product MALNDTGRPWAAAGFQGHQGHRLLAVAYGVVFAVGLAENVVAGSLLLSRLRRSSPSSVLLLSMTVGSATFACALPLRIHYHLCGGDWRFGEPACRLSAGLYWAFPLLSTASFFGLCLDCHLALAHPFFRLRLRRAHWAAGSALLWALAGPLAPRAPCSWTSANNRTSCFENSVEDAGSGAPGSYALVVGLLAPCAIVLGGFPLLAWRMASGRRTRRRHQRALRTLCFSVLVCAFCFLPYTLARLLPGFTRPTPLLGHLRPVLLLLVSLGSCLSPVLCLPWRPRAGCGFWARLCSFRPKIYTIYDGKLAELPRPPLGSGQLGNYGETQAGEAGPGAGRAVCPQEPPGPVTYRELRTDESLPPEGH; this is encoded by the coding sequence ATGGCCCTGAACGACACGGGAAGACCCTGGGCGGCGGCCGGGTTCCAGGGCCACCAGGGCCACCGTCTGTTGGCCGTGGCTTACGGCGTGGTCTTTGCGGTGGGCCTGGCCGAGAACGTGGTGGCGGGGAGCCTCCTGCTCTCCAGGCTCCGTCGCTCCAGCCCCTCCTCCGTGCTGCTGCTGAGCATGACGGTGGGCAGCGCCACCTTCGCGTGCGCCCTGCCCCTCAGGATCCATTACCACCTGTGTGGGGGCGACTGGCGCTTCGGGGAGCCGGCCTGCCGGCTGAGCGCCGGCCTCTACTGGGCCTTCCCCCTGCTGAGCACGGCCTCCTTCTTCGGCCTCTGCCTGGACTGCCACCTGGCCCTGGCGCACCCCTTCTTCCGCCTCCGGCTCCGCCGGGCCCACTGGGCCGCAGGCAGCGCGCTGCTCTGGGCGCTGGCCGGCCCCCTGGCCCCGCGAGCCCCCTGCAGCTGGACTAGCGCCAACAACCGCACGTCCTGCTTTGAGAACTCTGTGGAGGACGCGGGGTCTGGGGCTCCCGGCTCCTACGCCCTAGTGGTGGGCCTCCTGGCGCCTTGTGCCATCGTCCTGGGGGGCTTCCCGCTGCTGGCCTGGCGCATGGCCTCGGGCCGCAGGACGCGGCGCCGCCACCAGAGGGCGCTCAGGACCCTCTGCTTCAGCGTGCTGGTGTGTGCCTTCTGCTTCCTGCCCTACACCCTGGCCCGCCTGCTGCCCGGCTTCACCCGCCCCACCCCCCTCCTCGGCCACCTGCGCccggtgctgctgctgctggtcaGCCTGGGCTCCTGCCTCAGCCCCGTCCTCTGCCTCCCCTGGCGGCCCCGGGCCGGCTGCGGGTTCTGGGCTCGCCTCTGCTCCTTCAGACCCAAGATATACACCATCTACGACGGCAAGCTGGCAGAGCTCCCCCGCCCCCCGCTGGGCTCCGGCCAGCTGGGCAACTACGGAGAGACCCAGGCGGGAGAGGCAGGCCCTGGGGCCGGCCGTGCGGTGTGTCCCCAGGAGCCCCCGGGGCCGGTCACCTACAGGGAGCTCCGCACAGATGAAAGCCTCCCTCCCGAGGGCCACTGA
- the PUSL1 gene encoding tRNA pseudouridine synthase-like 1 isoform X1 — MDSPRARYLVFFQYVGTAFSGVMAIKRPGQRAGVQNFLERAAERLNSITPVKFSISSRTDAGVHALGNSAHCDVQRLVGRPPFSPDVLTTALNCHLTHPDIRVIRAFRAPDDFHARFEATSRTYLYRLVTGCSVDMLPVFDRNLCWPLRADHLDVAAMQEAAQHLQGTHDFRAFRSASDNDWRNSVKTLIRVSVGPAPASPFAHPQEKRKLQFWDLEFESKSFLYKQVRRMTACLVAVGLGASTPQQVKEKLESRDPESGPRPLVAPAQGLFLKSVQYAGLDWGPSEACYNRPSVSEGQSPGHVPEGPGLRLDPRRETEWI; from the exons ATGGACTCACCCCGCGCGCGCTACCTCGTGTTCTTCCAGTACGTGGGGACCGCCTTTAG TGGGGTCATGGCCATCAAGCGGCCGGGGCAGAGGGCCGGAGTCCAGAATTTTCTAGAG AGGGCTGCCGAGCGGCTGAACTCCATCACGCCAGTCAAGTTCAGCATCTCCAGCCGCACGGACGCCGGCGTTCATGCGCTCGGGAACTCTGCCCATTGCGATGTTCAGCGCCTGGTTGGCCGACCCCCCTTCTCACCCGATGTCCTCACGACAGCCCTCAATTGCCACCTCACTCACCCTGACATCAG GGTGATCCGGGCTTTTCGGGCTCCTGATGACTTCCATGCTCGCTTTGAAGCCACGTCCCGGACCTACCTGTACCGGCTGGTAACTGGCTGCTCTGTGGACATGCTGCCTGTGTTTGACCGGAACTTGTGCTGGCCGCTGAGGGCTGA CCACCTGGATGTGGCAGCCATGCAGGAGGCCGCCCAGCATCTCCAGGGCACCCACGACTTCCGGGCCTTTAGGTCAGCAAGTGATAATGACTGGAGAAACTCTGTGAAGACACTGATCCGGGTCTCTGTGGGCCCTGCACCGGCCAGCCCCTTCGCCCATCCCCAGGAGAAGAG GAAGCTGCAGTTTTGGGACCTGGAGTTTGAGAGCAAGTCCTTCCTGTACAAACAG GTGCGGAGGATGACGGCGTGCCTGGTGGCCGTGGGCCTGGGGGCCTCGACGCCGCAGCAGGTGAAGGAGAAGCTGGAGAGCCGGGACCCGGAGAGCGGCCCCCGCCCCCTGGTGGCCCCAGCGCAGGGCCTGTTCCTCAAGTCCGTGCAGTACGCCGGCCTCG ACTGGGGCCCCAGCGAGGCCTGCTACAATCGCCCGTCTGTCTCGGAAGGCCAGAGCCCAGGACACGTGCCAGAGGGACCCGGCCTCCGACTGGATCCCAGAAGGGAAACGGAGTGGATCTGA